A genomic region of Nitrospirota bacterium contains the following coding sequences:
- a CDS encoding CHASE2 domain-containing protein, giving the protein MKKRFLKISLIIIIGYAFIIFADYLGFFEGINNYLYDLSFRLRGSIKHDERILIVAIDEKTLSELGRWPLKRSYYSNLLNSLSEASAIGFDIIFSESSEDDLSLAESIKRLGKVVLPIYISKSGEITRPSEVFSFAKTGHVHVEPYTDGITRKVFHHIIYRNTNLYSFASVIYNIIIGKESNSQFHNAKDDIFYNKIFQTNSMNINFYGPSGTFKHISFVDIIKNRYEKDFFRNKIVLVGLTASGLEERIIVPFTQQRDTISGVEIHANILNNLLDKIL; this is encoded by the coding sequence ATGAAAAAAAGATTCCTTAAAATCAGCCTTATAATAATTATCGGATATGCTTTTATCATTTTTGCAGATTATCTCGGTTTCTTTGAGGGCATCAATAATTATCTTTATGACTTATCTTTCAGATTAAGGGGTTCTATTAAACATGATGAAAGAATATTAATTGTTGCGATTGACGAAAAAACACTTTCAGAACTTGGTAGATGGCCCTTAAAAAGAAGTTATTATTCAAACCTTCTTAATTCATTAAGTGAAGCCTCAGCAATAGGATTTGATATAATTTTTTCGGAATCATCTGAAGATGATCTTTCTTTAGCAGAATCAATTAAAAGACTTGGCAAAGTGGTGCTTCCTATTTATATTAGCAAGTCAGGCGAAATAACACGACCATCAGAAGTTTTCTCATTTGCAAAAACAGGACATGTCCATGTAGAACCCTACACCGATGGAATTACCCGCAAAGTATTTCACCATATTATCTATCGTAATACTAATCTCTACTCATTCGCTTCAGTTATTTACAATATTATTATTGGGAAAGAATCCAATTCTCAATTTCATAATGCAAAAGATGACATCTTTTATAACAAGATATTTCAAACAAATTCAATGAATATAAATTTTTATGGACCTTCAGGAACTTTTAAACATATTTCTTTTGTAGATATTATAAAAAATAGATATGAAAAGGATTTTTTTAGAAATAAAATTGTTCTTGTAGGGCTGACCGCATCCGGGTTGGAAGAGCGCATTATTGTTCCGTTTACACAACAAAGAGACACAATCTCAGGGGTGGAAATCCATGCTAATATCCTCAACAATTTGTTAGATAAAATTTTATAA
- a CDS encoding DUF86 domain-containing protein — VAHQIEIIGEATKNVPKSIRDRYKELPWQDMAKMRDKISHFYFGINYEIVMNTNIRTRGNPMCTIMSIKINMALMIINIPDMREKSIDTKIKRKKLNIHLSKKKVSGYY, encoded by the coding sequence GTTGCACACCAAATCGAAATAATAGGAGAAGCAACAAAAAACGTACCTAAGTCAATTAGAGATAGGTACAAAGAGTTGCCATGGCAGGATATGGCAAAAATGCGTGATAAGATTAGTCATTTTTACTTTGGAATTAATTACGAGATTGTTATGAACACGAACATACGCACAAGGGGAAATCCGATGTGCACAATCATGAGCATAAAGATAAACATGGCCCTCATGATTATAAACATCCCGGACATGAGAGAGAAATCTATAGACACAAAGATAAAAAGAAAAAAGCTAAACATACATCTAAGTAAGAAAAAGGTTTCAGGGTATTACTGA